In a single window of the Sander lucioperca isolate FBNREF2018 chromosome 19, SLUC_FBN_1.2, whole genome shotgun sequence genome:
- the si:dkey-261l7.2 gene encoding si:dkey-261l7.2 isoform X2: MGENVVYVNKTEVKERQSVSVSQTQCLADSWREKALDFNTRLLRIWKDWRTSHLNFTAWMDWADQQMSKVKSLIDFGQEVPQESLAIEAMVFDNDQEFFGASKKVRSPRPPYVFLRVGEVVMERKGHMVGVVVSWDSELRAPPQWVDRVYSSSEGPKAEKTPHYKVLFSGPGPSSVFVGYLPQTQLDRITGMRPDIPTLENYFTHFDGERFVMQPWLRELFPEDGTEDA, encoded by the exons ATGGGCGAGAATGTGGTTTATGTAAATAAAACAGAAGTGAAAGAGCGTCAATCTGTTTCCGTCTCTCAGACGCAATGTTTGGCAGATAGTTGGAGAGAAAAGGCTTTGGATTTTAATACGAG GTTGCTTAGAATTTGGAAAGATTGGAGAACATCTCACCTCAACTTCACTGCATGGATGGACTGGGCAGACCAGCAGATGTCCAAAGTCAA GTCTTTGATTGACTTCGGACAGGAAGTGCCACAAGAGTCGCTTGCCATAGAGGCCATGGTTTTTGACAACGACCAGGAATTCTTTGGAG CATCCAAGAAAGTGCGCAGCCCTCGTCCTCCGTACGTGTTTCTGCGTGTTGGAGAGGTGGTGATGGAGAGGAAGGGCCATatggttggggtggtggtgAGCTGGGACTCTGAGCTGCGAGCCCCTCCACAGTGGGTCGACAGAGTGTATTCCAGCTCTGAG ggtccCAAAGCAGAGAAGACGCCTCATTATAAAGTACTGTTCAGCGGGCCTGGACCCTCCTCTGTGTTCGTTGGATACTTGCCTCAGACACAACTGGATCGCATCACTGGGATGAGG CCGGACATTCCCACCTTGGAGAATTACTTCACGCATTTTGATGGGGAGCGGTTCGTCATGCAGCCCTGGCTTAGAGAGCTCTTCCCTGAGGATGGGACTGAGGACGCCTGA
- the irak1bp1 gene encoding interleukin-1 receptor-associated kinase 1-binding protein 1 homolog: protein MNHDGQSRVFAAILPTAGREFAGNEREQGLEVRAVHRQSPSNRVREVQVTGTAEVCCPADRVSVRVSVGNSKESVNDVTNSVSRRIEYILQAVRQHGVSDKDTSMRRFLHREAEQYHLEAEVVVTFSDFDKMERVRSVLLEKLDQSVCVGTPEFYHSAESLSLMRRRACVSAVENAKQKACEVSELLGQTLGSPLLVREEETKEWRNEDEEDGGKCQGAAPLPHLPRTPTITASSRVSVSFSLRDKSRKKL, encoded by the exons ATGAATCATGATGGACAGAGTCGAGTCTTCGCTGCGATACTACCGACTGCTGGTCGGGAATTCGCCGGTAATGAAAGAGAGCAGGGACTCGAAGTGCGAGCAGTTCATCGTCAAAGTCCCAGTAACCGGGTACGGGAGGTCCAGGTCACCGGGACAGCGGAGGTTTGTTGCCCGGCGGACCGAGTGTCGGTGCGGGTCAGTGTGGGCAACAGCAAAGAGTCCGTCAACGATGTGACCAACAGCGTTTCACGGCGAATTGAATACATTTTACAAGCTGTCAG ACAACATGGTGTCAGTGACAAAGACACCTCAATGAGAAGGTTTCTCCACCGAGAGGCAGAGCAGTATCATTTGGAAGCAGAG GTCGTGGTCACATTCTCAGATTTTGATAAGATGGAGCGAGTACGCAGTGTCCTGCTGGAAAAGCTGGACCAGAGTGTCTGTGTGGGAACACCAGAGTTCTACCACAGTGCTGAAAGCCTGAGTCTAATGAG GcggcgtgcgtgtgtgtcagcAGTTGAAAATGCCAAGCAGAAGGCCTGTGAAGTCAGCGAGCTCCTGGGGCAAACTCTGGGTTCACCCCTTCTGgtcagagaggaggagacaaaAGAGTGGAGGaatgaggatgaggaggatggaGGCAAATGCCAGGGTGCTGCACCCCTTCCTCACCTTCCCCGTACACCCACAATCACCGCCTCCTCGCGGGTGTCCGTCTCCTTCAGCCTCAGAGACAAAAGCAGGAAAAAACTCTAA
- the si:dkey-261l7.2 gene encoding si:dkey-261l7.2 isoform X1, which yields MPHLTATAVLQLVLLLSAVPAQYFISRWSGSTVAQRYHASTRLLRIWKDWRTSHLNFTAWMDWADQQMSKVKSLIDFGQEVPQESLAIEAMVFDNDQEFFGASKKVRSPRPPYVFLRVGEVVMERKGHMVGVVVSWDSELRAPPQWVDRVYSSSEGPKAEKTPHYKVLFSGPGPSSVFVGYLPQTQLDRITGMRPDIPTLENYFTHFDGERFVMQPWLRELFPEDGTEDA from the exons ATGCCTCATCTCACGGCCACGGCGGTGCTGCAGCTCGTGCTGCTGCTCTCCGCTGTGCCCGCGCAGTACTTCATCTCCCGCTGGAGCGGCTCCACGGTGGCGCAGCGCTACCACGCGAGCACACG GTTGCTTAGAATTTGGAAAGATTGGAGAACATCTCACCTCAACTTCACTGCATGGATGGACTGGGCAGACCAGCAGATGTCCAAAGTCAA GTCTTTGATTGACTTCGGACAGGAAGTGCCACAAGAGTCGCTTGCCATAGAGGCCATGGTTTTTGACAACGACCAGGAATTCTTTGGAG CATCCAAGAAAGTGCGCAGCCCTCGTCCTCCGTACGTGTTTCTGCGTGTTGGAGAGGTGGTGATGGAGAGGAAGGGCCATatggttggggtggtggtgAGCTGGGACTCTGAGCTGCGAGCCCCTCCACAGTGGGTCGACAGAGTGTATTCCAGCTCTGAG ggtccCAAAGCAGAGAAGACGCCTCATTATAAAGTACTGTTCAGCGGGCCTGGACCCTCCTCTGTGTTCGTTGGATACTTGCCTCAGACACAACTGGATCGCATCACTGGGATGAGG CCGGACATTCCCACCTTGGAGAATTACTTCACGCATTTTGATGGGGAGCGGTTCGTCATGCAGCCCTGGCTTAGAGAGCTCTTCCCTGAGGATGGGACTGAGGACGCCTGA